A genome region from Aurantiacibacter sp. MUD61 includes the following:
- a CDS encoding beta-propeller domain-containing protein yields the protein MLNNFRFGAALLIGTLALGGCRAADELSVPDGDGAGLEAFESEDAFERFAERMEDLQGSQQTEYVTTVDIQEEAAAEAAPPPPPMASVSADAVARVDGEQITNTQEQGVDEGAIVKDAGDYLVILRRGRIFTVRHGGNMLDPVDSSDAFPPGEFVPGTWYDEMLVRGNQIIVVGYSYGDFGTEINRFTLGDDGSISYRDTHYLRSGDYYSSSNYASRMIGDELIFYAPVYMNWADWRSTMPALRRGGASGEVLDLVEPESIYATPDTLRGKYPVGVAHTVTRCDLSAAELECEAEAVLGGWGRVFYVSPRAVYLWTEEPYMPDAEERDPAQLYRLPLDGSRPGAVPVEGAPVDQFSFSEDRTDDVLRVIVRGDANRGGEGMWGAEFSSGDVGLLTIPLGSFTDGSERIPQEAMRELPSVVGYRFHNRFVPGYLLYTAANYGSESDGRFFYAVPLDGREAQRIDLQHGVTRFDIMGSDAVAIGPASGGALGFSAVSLGEDVTIEDVYLLPSASEGEQRSQAFFYRPDSDSRGGLSGTLGLPVTRTSTGSGGEFLGNASAIFFLRREDREFSPAGDLVSRAKAGVDDNCVASCVDWYGNARPIFLRDRIFALMGYELVEGRIENGTIREVRRANFTPRGRGER from the coding sequence ATGCTGAACAACTTTCGATTCGGGGCTGCGCTGCTAATTGGGACACTCGCGCTGGGCGGATGCCGCGCGGCCGATGAACTTTCGGTGCCGGACGGCGATGGCGCAGGCCTTGAGGCGTTTGAGAGCGAAGACGCTTTCGAGCGCTTTGCCGAGCGGATGGAGGATCTCCAGGGTAGCCAGCAGACCGAGTATGTGACGACCGTAGACATCCAGGAGGAGGCTGCCGCCGAAGCAGCTCCTCCGCCACCGCCGATGGCGTCCGTATCAGCCGACGCAGTTGCGCGTGTAGACGGCGAGCAAATCACCAACACGCAGGAACAGGGCGTAGACGAGGGTGCGATCGTCAAGGATGCGGGCGATTATCTCGTCATCCTGCGGCGCGGGCGGATTTTTACCGTGCGCCACGGCGGCAATATGCTGGACCCGGTCGATAGCAGCGATGCCTTCCCGCCCGGCGAATTCGTCCCCGGCACGTGGTATGATGAAATGCTGGTGCGCGGAAACCAGATCATCGTCGTCGGCTACAGCTATGGCGATTTCGGAACCGAGATTAACCGTTTCACCCTCGGCGATGATGGCTCGATTTCATATCGCGACACGCATTACCTGCGCTCTGGCGATTACTATTCGTCGAGCAATTATGCGAGCCGGATGATCGGCGACGAGCTGATCTTCTACGCACCGGTTTACATGAACTGGGCGGACTGGCGCTCGACTATGCCTGCTCTACGGCGCGGCGGCGCGAGTGGTGAAGTTCTGGACCTCGTCGAACCGGAAAGCATCTACGCCACCCCCGACACCTTGCGCGGCAAATATCCCGTGGGTGTTGCTCACACCGTAACGCGCTGTGACCTCTCGGCAGCAGAGCTCGAGTGCGAGGCTGAAGCCGTCCTGGGCGGCTGGGGGCGCGTCTTCTACGTCAGCCCGCGCGCGGTCTATCTGTGGACCGAGGAGCCATACATGCCGGACGCCGAAGAACGCGATCCTGCGCAGCTCTATCGCCTCCCGCTCGATGGCTCGCGCCCCGGCGCTGTGCCGGTCGAAGGTGCGCCTGTGGATCAATTCTCCTTCAGCGAAGACCGCACGGATGACGTCCTGCGCGTAATCGTGCGAGGGGACGCTAACCGAGGCGGTGAGGGCATGTGGGGCGCGGAATTCTCATCCGGCGATGTCGGGCTGCTGACCATCCCGCTCGGCAGCTTCACCGATGGTTCGGAGCGCATCCCGCAGGAAGCGATGCGCGAATTGCCGAGCGTCGTCGGCTATCGCTTCCACAACCGCTTCGTGCCCGGCTATCTGCTCTACACCGCAGCGAACTATGGCAGTGAAAGCGACGGACGCTTTTTCTACGCCGTCCCGCTCGATGGGCGCGAAGCGCAGCGGATCGACTTGCAGCACGGTGTGACCCGTTTCGATATCATGGGCAGCGATGCTGTGGCGATTGGCCCAGCGAGTGGCGGTGCATTGGGCTTCTCAGCCGTATCGCTGGGCGAGGATGTGACAATCGAAGATGTCTACCTGCTGCCCTCCGCCAGCGAAGGCGAACAGCGCAGCCAGGCGTTCTTTTACCGCCCCGATAGCGATTCACGTGGCGGCCTGTCCGGTACACTGGGCCTGCCTGTGACCCGTACGAGCACAGGCAGCGGCGGCGAGTTCCTCGGCAATGCGTCCGCCATCTTCTTCCTCCGGCGCGAGGACCGCGAGTTCAGCCCCGCAGGCGATCTCGTCTCGCGCGCGAAAGCGGGAGTGGATGACAATTGCGTCGCATCCTGCGTCGATTGGTACGGCAACGCCCGGCCCATTTTCCTGCGCGACCGGATCTTCGCCCTGATGGGATATGAACTGGTGGAAGGCCGCATAGAAAACGGCACAATCCGCGAAGTGCGCCGCGCCAACTTCACCCCGCGCGGTCGCGGAGAACGATAG
- the fabD gene encoding ACP S-malonyltransferase, translating into MIAFVFPGQGSQKVGMGAELAEASSAAREVFQEVDDALSQKLFNLMGEGPESELTMTANAQPAIMANGMAVARVLEAGGVNLSEKGEAVAGHSLGEYSALASVGAFSLSDTAKLLRTRGIAMQDAVPIGVGGMCALLGADLEKAQALAEAAAEGEVCEVANDNDPGQVVLSGHLSAINRAVELAKDHGIKRAIKLPVSAPFHCSLMQPAAQRMNLALNDTKPNAFRLPVYSNVTAAAVTDPATERDLLVEQITGRVRWRESVMAMSDAGITHFVELGGKVLGPMIKKIAPDATITSVVTMEDIEALAKEL; encoded by the coding sequence ATGATTGCATTCGTTTTCCCGGGTCAGGGCAGCCAGAAGGTCGGCATGGGCGCAGAGCTCGCCGAAGCCAGCAGCGCAGCGCGCGAAGTGTTCCAAGAAGTCGATGACGCGCTCAGCCAGAAGCTGTTCAACCTGATGGGTGAGGGGCCGGAAAGCGAATTGACGATGACGGCCAATGCCCAGCCGGCGATCATGGCCAACGGTATGGCGGTGGCACGCGTTCTGGAGGCGGGCGGAGTAAACCTGTCCGAAAAGGGCGAAGCAGTCGCCGGTCACTCGCTGGGTGAGTATTCGGCGCTGGCTTCGGTCGGGGCATTCAGCCTTTCCGACACAGCCAAGCTGCTGCGCACGCGCGGCATTGCGATGCAGGATGCCGTTCCCATTGGCGTGGGCGGCATGTGCGCGCTGCTCGGCGCAGACCTCGAGAAAGCGCAGGCACTGGCCGAAGCGGCTGCCGAGGGCGAAGTGTGCGAAGTCGCCAATGACAATGATCCGGGTCAGGTCGTATTGTCGGGTCATCTCTCCGCGATCAATCGCGCAGTGGAGCTGGCGAAGGATCACGGTATCAAGCGCGCGATCAAGCTGCCCGTCTCGGCACCGTTCCATTGCTCGCTGATGCAGCCTGCGGCGCAGCGTATGAACCTGGCGCTCAATGACACCAAGCCGAACGCTTTCCGCCTGCCGGTCTATTCGAATGTCACCGCCGCTGCCGTTACCGATCCCGCCACGGAGCGCGATTTGCTGGTCGAACAGATCACCGGCCGCGTGCGCTGGCGTGAAAGCGTGATGGCGATGAGCGATGCGGGGATCACCCACTTTGTCGAGCTGGGCGGAAAAGTGCTCGGCCCGATGATCAAGAAGATCGCGCCCGATGCCACGATCACCAGCGTTGTGACGATGGAAGATATCGAGGCACTCGCCAAGGAATTGTAA
- a CDS encoding LD-carboxypeptidase, with protein MTTRIACLCPGKPILRDRADAVLALAQAEFPDVELHFHPQCFLQHGHFAGDDATRLDALVSTANGPEIDAIWFGMGGYGSNRIAGDAIPLLGEAARGKTYLGYSDNGYLLGALYKHGIGKPVHGPLAGDIRREGGDDAVRRVLRYLSGQDVPLEGSLDDRPTVAFNLMTLAMLVGTDLMPDLTDHVVLVEEVAEHLYAVDRLFFHVSQNLKGVAGIRLGRLSDVPENDRPFGSTAEEIARYWCAKAGIPYLGRADIGHDSANAIVPFGRR; from the coding sequence ATGACAACACGCATTGCCTGCCTGTGCCCCGGAAAGCCGATCCTGCGTGATCGGGCGGACGCCGTGCTTGCTTTGGCACAGGCGGAATTCCCCGATGTGGAGCTGCACTTCCACCCGCAATGCTTCCTGCAGCACGGCCATTTCGCGGGCGACGATGCCACAAGGCTCGACGCTTTGGTCTCGACCGCGAACGGTCCCGAGATAGACGCGATCTGGTTTGGCATGGGCGGATATGGCTCCAACCGCATTGCCGGCGATGCAATCCCGCTGTTGGGCGAGGCCGCGCGTGGGAAGACTTACCTCGGCTATTCGGACAATGGCTATTTGCTCGGCGCTCTTTACAAGCACGGCATCGGCAAGCCGGTGCACGGACCGCTCGCTGGCGACATCAGGCGCGAAGGCGGCGATGATGCGGTGCGCCGCGTCCTGAGATATCTATCCGGACAGGATGTCCCGCTGGAAGGCAGCCTCGACGATCGCCCCACAGTCGCTTTCAATCTGATGACGCTGGCCATGCTTGTCGGCACCGATCTCATGCCGGACCTCACCGATCACGTCGTGCTGGTGGAGGAAGTGGCCGAGCATCTCTACGCCGTCGACCGGCTGTTTTTCCACGTCTCGCAGAACCTGAAAGGTGTCGCAGGCATCCGCCTTGGACGCCTATCCGATGTGCCTGAAAATGACCGGCCTTTCGGTTCTACCGCAGAGGAAATCGCGCGATACTGGTGCGCCAAAGCGGGCATTCCCTATCTCGGCCGTGCGGATATCGGGCACGATAGTGCCAATGCAATCGTTCCCTTTGGCAGACGCTAA
- a CDS encoding glutamate ligase domain-containing protein, translating into MNDSSSVIAHPYFFCGIGGSGMLPLAQIVKGLGGEVAGSDRSFDQGRTPEKFAVLERQGFQLFPQDGSGITSGDQILIASAAIEDTVPEIAKAKELGCERLTRAELLARLFNDAPCSLAVGGTSGKSTTTAMLGWIMEAAGKKPTIMNGAVMKNFVSKDRPFASAIVGDGSTFVSEVDESDGSIALYRPSVALLLNVSLDHKSMEELRELFGNFLSTADRGVVNADDVEAFRLVAQANEPLTFGIENNCAALGIAEGSIADGPTKQAALVVDRRDDSEHALRLAMPGRHNLSNALAAIAAANAAGVPLAAAVAALADFKGLARRFDIVGTSANGVTVIDDFGHNPEKARATLKTLKSHEGRVIAFFQPHGYGPLRQMGHELAETFAEELDDTDLTVLCDPVYFGGTVDRSIGSERIIDMIHAAGGKALHINTREGCGDFIVENAKPGDRVVVMGARDDTLTEFAEDLLARL; encoded by the coding sequence ATGAATGATAGCTCCAGCGTGATTGCCCATCCCTATTTCTTCTGCGGCATCGGCGGGTCCGGCATGCTGCCGCTCGCGCAGATCGTGAAAGGTCTTGGCGGCGAAGTGGCCGGGTCGGACCGTAGTTTCGACCAGGGCCGCACGCCCGAGAAATTCGCGGTGCTTGAGCGGCAGGGTTTCCAGCTCTTCCCGCAGGATGGCAGCGGCATCACGTCGGGCGACCAGATCCTGATCGCCTCTGCGGCGATCGAGGATACGGTTCCGGAAATCGCCAAGGCAAAGGAACTTGGTTGCGAGCGCCTCACCCGTGCCGAATTGCTCGCGCGGCTGTTCAACGATGCGCCCTGCTCGCTCGCCGTTGGCGGGACGAGCGGCAAATCGACCACTACCGCCATGCTCGGCTGGATCATGGAAGCGGCGGGCAAGAAGCCCACCATCATGAACGGTGCGGTGATGAAGAATTTCGTCTCCAAGGACCGGCCGTTCGCCAGCGCCATCGTGGGTGACGGCAGCACTTTCGTGTCCGAGGTCGATGAAAGCGATGGTTCCATCGCGCTCTATCGCCCTTCGGTCGCTCTGCTCCTTAACGTGAGTCTCGATCACAAGAGCATGGAAGAACTGCGCGAATTGTTTGGCAATTTCCTCAGCACGGCGGATCGCGGTGTGGTGAATGCGGATGATGTCGAGGCCTTCCGCCTGGTCGCACAGGCGAATGAGCCGCTGACTTTCGGAATTGAGAATAATTGTGCAGCGCTCGGCATTGCAGAAGGCAGTATTGCCGATGGACCGACCAAGCAGGCCGCGCTCGTGGTGGATCGCCGCGATGACAGCGAGCATGCGCTGCGCCTCGCCATGCCCGGGCGGCACAACCTCTCCAATGCCCTCGCCGCGATCGCCGCTGCCAATGCCGCGGGCGTGCCTCTGGCCGCTGCCGTCGCCGCGCTGGCTGACTTCAAGGGCCTTGCCCGGCGCTTCGATATAGTCGGCACAAGCGCGAACGGCGTGACCGTGATCGACGATTTCGGGCACAATCCGGAAAAGGCACGCGCGACGCTGAAGACTCTGAAAAGCCACGAAGGCCGCGTGATCGCTTTCTTCCAGCCGCATGGCTACGGGCCATTGCGCCAGATGGGCCACGAACTCGCCGAAACCTTCGCCGAGGAATTGGACGACACCGATCTCACCGTGCTGTGCGACCCGGTCTATTTCGGCGGCACGGTCGATCGCAGCATCGGCAGCGAGCGGATCATCGACATGATCCATGCCGCGGGCGGAAAGGCCCTGCACATCAACACGCGCGAAGGCTGCGGCGATTTCATCGTCGAGAATGCGAAACCGGGCGACCGCGTGGTCGTCATGGGCGCACGCGACGATACGCTGACCGAATTCGCCGAAGACCTGCTGGCGCGGCTCTAA
- a CDS encoding DUF808 domain-containing protein — translation MPSGLAALLDDVSIIARTASASVDDIAAAAGRAGSKTAGVVIDDAAVTPSYVTGLSPARELPIIWSITKGSLFNKLVILLPAALLLSEFLPWLIIPILMLGGAFLCYEGAEKVLEKLGGKKHGKNLESPIEDPKQFEKERVQGAIRTDLILSAEIMAITLSEVATETLLTRAGVLAIVGIAVTVVVYGAVALIVKMDDVGLHLAKEGRTDAGRSFGRGLVNAMPHLLTALSLIGTVAMLWVGGGIIIHGTHELGFLMPEEAIHSAQHWVETIAGGLGGILGWLTFATLSALLGLVLGAIIVFVLHNVLGLGHTEEHGETATH, via the coding sequence ATGCCTTCAGGCCTTGCCGCCCTTCTTGACGATGTTTCCATCATTGCGCGGACCGCGTCGGCCTCGGTCGATGATATTGCGGCGGCTGCGGGGCGGGCCGGGTCCAAGACCGCTGGTGTCGTGATCGACGATGCGGCGGTGACGCCCAGCTATGTCACCGGGCTGTCGCCCGCGCGAGAGCTGCCGATTATCTGGTCGATTACCAAAGGCAGTCTGTTCAACAAACTTGTGATCCTGCTGCCTGCGGCTCTGCTGCTCAGCGAATTCCTGCCTTGGCTAATCATTCCCATCCTGATGCTGGGCGGCGCTTTCCTGTGTTACGAAGGTGCGGAGAAGGTGCTCGAGAAACTCGGCGGTAAGAAGCACGGCAAGAACCTGGAAAGTCCGATCGAGGATCCCAAGCAGTTCGAGAAAGAGCGCGTGCAGGGCGCGATCCGCACCGATCTGATCCTTTCTGCCGAAATCATGGCCATCACGCTGAGCGAAGTTGCGACTGAAACGCTGCTGACGCGGGCAGGCGTGCTCGCCATCGTCGGGATCGCGGTGACTGTCGTCGTTTACGGCGCAGTGGCGCTGATCGTGAAGATGGACGATGTCGGACTGCACCTCGCCAAGGAAGGCCGGACAGACGCGGGCCGCAGCTTTGGGCGAGGCCTGGTCAACGCCATGCCGCACCTGCTGACTGCGCTCTCGCTGATCGGGACCGTGGCCATGCTTTGGGTCGGTGGCGGGATCATCATCCACGGCACGCACGAGCTGGGCTTTTTGATGCCTGAGGAAGCGATCCATTCCGCGCAGCATTGGGTCGAAACCATCGCTGGCGGGCTCGGCGGCATCCTTGGCTGGCTGACCTTCGCTACTCTCTCAGCGCTGTTGGGACTGGTGCTGGGTGCGATAATCGTATTCGTGTTGCACAATGTGCTGGGCCTCGGTCACACCGAAGAGCACGGCGAGACCGCAACGCATTAA